GCGCGGTATTCGCAAGGGCCTGCTGAAGATCCTGTCGAAGATGGGTATCTCCACCGTCGCTGGCTATCGCGGCGCGCAGCTGTTCGAAATCGTCGGGCTGGCGCCGGAGGTGGTGGCGCTGTGCTTCCCGGGTACGCCGTCGCGTATCGGTGGCGCAGGCTTTGCGGAACTGGAACACGACCAACGCCTGTTGGCCGCCGAGGCGTGGAACGAGGCGTTGCCGCTACGTGCAGGCGGACTGTACAAGTTCGTCTACGGCGGCGAATACCACATGTACAACCCGGACGTGATCGCCAGCCTGCAGAAAGCCGTGCGTACCGGCAGCAGCGCGGATTACCGCATCTACGCCGACTACGTCGATCACCGCCCGCCGTCCGCGCTGCGCGACCTGCTCACGCCGCGTCCGCTCGGCGAATCGGTGCCACTGGACGAAGTCGAGTCGGTCGAGAGCATCCTGCGCCGCTTCGATTCGGCCGGCATGTCGCTGGGCGCACTGTCGCCCGAAGCGCATGAGGCGCTGGCGATCGCAATGAATCGCCTCGGCGCGCGCAGCAATTCGGGCGAGGGCGGAGAAGACCCTGCGCGCTACGGCACCGAGAAGACTTCGAAGATCAAGCAGGTCGCCTCGGGTCGCTTCGGTGTCACGCCGGCATACCTGGTCAATGCCGAAGTGCTGCAGATCAAGATCGCCCAGGGCGCCAAGCCGGGCGAAGGTGGCCAGCTCCCGGGCCACAAGGTGGATGCCACCATCGCGCGCTTGCGCTATGCCAAGCCGGGTATCGGCTTGATTTCGCCGCCGCCGCACCACGACATCTATTCGATCGAAGACCTGGCCGAGCTGATCCATGACCTCAAGGAGGTCAATCCTTCGGCCCTGGTCTCGGTGAAGCTGGTCAGTCATGCCGGCGTCGGTACGGTCGCGGCGGGCGTGGTGAAGGCAGGTGCCGATCTCATCACGGTTAGCGGCCACGATGGCGGCACCGGTGCCAGTCCGCTGACTTCGATCAAATACGCGGGCACGCCGTGGGAGCTGGGCCTGGCGGAGACACAGCAGACGCTGCGCCGCAACGACCTGCGTGGTCGCGTGCGCCTGCAGACCGACGGTGGCCTGAAGACTGGCCTGGACGTGATCAAGGCCGCCTTGCTCGGTGCGGAAAGCTTCGGTTTCGGTACCGGCCCAATGGTCGCGCTAGGCTGCAAATACCTTCGCATCTGCCACTTGAACAATTGCGCCACCGGCGTGGCCACCCAGCATGCGGTGCTGCGCAAGGAGCACTTCATCGGCCTGCCGGAAATGGTGATCAACTATTTCCGTTTCGTCGCCGAGGACGTACGTGCGCATCTGGCGCAGCTGGGCGTGCACAGCCTGGACGAGATCATCGGTCGCGCCGATCTGCTGGAGCAGCTCGATGGCACCACGCCGGTCCAGCACAAGTTGGATCTGCTGCCGTTGATCGGTACCGGCTCATTGGGCTCCAGCGTCGATTTCGCCTGCACCTTGCCGCGCAATCCGATGCGCGACGAAGCCGAGCTGGCCTCGCGGATCGATGTCGCGACGCGCGAGGCGGTGGTACACCGCCTCGGTGGTGTGTTCACCTTCGATATCGCCAATACCGACCGTGCGATCGGCGCACGTCTTTCCGGTGAAGTGGCTCGTCGCCATGGTGACCATGGCATGGACGAACATCCCCTCGTGCTGAAGCTCAACGGCGCGGCGGGTCAGAGCCTTGGTGCATGGAATGCCGGTGGCGTGCGCATCGATCTCACCGGCGAAGCGAACGACGGCGTCGGCAAGGGCATGGCCGGCGGCCGCATCGTGGTTCGCCCCCCCGCTGACTCGCCCTTTGCCAGTCAGGATGCATCGATCATCGGCAATACCTGCCTCTATGGCGCCACCGATGGCGAGCTGTTCGCTGCGGGTCGCGCGGGCGAGCGTTTCGCCGTACGCAACTCAGGCGCGCTGGCGGTGGTGGAAGGCGCGGGCGACCACTGCTGCGAATACATGACCGGTGGCGTGGTGGCCGTGCTCGGCAAAGTCGGCCTCAACTTCGGTGCGGGCATGACGGGAGGCTTCGCCTATGTGCTCGATCTCGAGCGTACCTTCGTCGACTGCTACAACCACGAACTGGTAGACATCCTGCGCATTTCGCCCGAGGGCATGGAGCATTACATGCAGCATCTGCGCGGCCTGGTGGCGCGTCACGTCGAGCTCACCGGCAGCGATTGGGGCCGCCACATCCTGCAGGATTTCCGTGGCCTCCAATACAAGTTCTGGCTGGTGAAGCCGAAGGCCGCGAGCCTGTCGGCCCTGGCTGAAGAGCTGAGGAGCGCGGCATGAGCGACAAGGACTTCCAGTTCCTCAATGTGCCACGACAGACGCCGCGTACGGTGCCTGTATCGATTCGCGTGCTCGGCTATGGCGAGATCTCGGGTGATTTTGGCGCGTCGCAGGCGGGTACCCAGGCCGAGCGCTGCATCGACTGCGGCAATCCGTATTGCGAGCACGCCTGCCCGGTACACAACTACATTCCGAACTGGCTCAAGCTGGTGGAAGAAGGCCGCCTGATGGAGGCGGCGACGCTGATGCACGAGACCAATCCGCTGCCGGAAATCTGTGGGCGCGTCTGCCCGCAGGATCGCCTGTGCGAGGGTGCCTGTACGCTGGAACAAACGGCGTTTGGTGCGGTGACCATTGGCAGCATCGAACGTTGGGTTACGGACGAAGCGTTACGCCAGGGATGGCGCCCTGATCTTTCCGCCGTGCGCGAGACCGGCAAGCGGGTCGCCATGGTCGGTGCGGGCCCGGCCGGGTTGGCTTGCGCCGATCGCCTGCGTCGTGCCGGCATCGCCGCCGATGTCTACGACAGCCAGCGGGAAATCGGCGGCCTGCTCACCTTCGGCATTCCGCCGTTCAAGCTGGACAAGGCCGTGGTGCGCACGCGCCGCGAGTTGCTCGAAGGCATGGGCGTGAACTTCCTGCTTGGCCGCGAAGTGGGGCGTGATATCGAATTCGGCCAGTTGTTGGACGAATACGATGCGGTGTTCGTCGGCACCGGTGCCTATACCTATGTCGATGCCCAGCTGCCGGGACGTGAGCTGCACGGCGTGCACGACGCGCTGCCGTTCCTCATTGCCAATACCGAGCGACTGCTGCGCGACGAATCGCCTCCGCCGGCGTTCGACTTCCGCGGCAAACACGTTGTCGTGCTTGGCGGCGGCGACACCGGTATGGACTGCAATCGCACGGCGATCCGCCTGGGCGCGGCGAGCGTCACCTGCGTGTATCGCCGCGACGAGGCGAACATGCCGGGCTCCGCACGCGAGGTGAATTACAGCCGCGAGGAAGGCGTCACCTTCCTGTTCCAGCGCCAGCCGCTGGAGATACTCGGTGGCGCGCGCGGCAACGTGCGCGGCGTGCGGGTGATCGAAACGGCCCTGGTCGATGACGGTTCCGGCCGCATGCGTCCGCAGAACGTGGCGGGCACCGAATACGTCATCGACGCCGACGTGGTGATCCAGTCGTTCGGCTTCCTGCCCAGTCCGCCTGATTGGCTGCGCACGCATGGCGTATCGCTGGACCGCACGGGACGCATCGTCACCGGCGCCAACGGCAACCTGCCGCACCAGACCAGCCACCCGCGCATTTTCGCCGGCGGCGACAACGTGCGCGGCGCCGACCTGGTGGTGCGCGCGGTCTACGACGGTCGCGAGGCGGCTGGATCGATCGTGCAGATGCTGCAGGAAGTCGATGCACCCGCGCTCGCGCATGCCTGAGGCCAGTCAGGCACCGTGAGTGACCAGGGTGACGGTGTCGTGCACGAAGCGGCCATCGTCCGCGATGGCGAAGTGCTCGCGCACCGTGCTGGGCGCAACCAATGGCAGGCTGCGTATGGCTGCGATGTGCTCGGCACAGGTTCGGGTGCGCGCCGCCCACTCGTCGAATCGCGTTGCCTGCAGGCGCGCGAGGGTGTCGCCGGCGTTTTTATCACCCGCATGGAGGGCGCGTCGAGCTCACTCAGGTTACGCTGCGGCCCTCCGGTCTTCCGGGTTACAAGCTGGTGTTGCTGTTGCCGGAAGCCGGTGGCCGCTGACGCTTTAAGGAGCAAATGATATGCGTCTTGGCCTCGCCGCCAATCAACTTCATCACACCCATGCGGATGCGGCGCTGTTCCGCTGGCTGCGTGCCAGCGAAGCCGGCATCCGCGAACTGGGGCTCGGCCTGCACACGGTGGGGCGAACCTATGATGCGATCTTGCGTGCAGGGCATCTGGAGAGTTATGCGGCCCTGCGTCGCTATCCTTATGGACGCGAGGGCGGCTTGATGAAGCTGGTTGCCGAGGTGGTCGGCCTCGGTGACGACCGCGTGTTGGATGGTGCGATCTACCTGATCGATCCGGTCGATCCCTCGTCAGTCTTTCCGGAAGCGGTGGCGTTGAAGCGGCAGTGCGTGATCCACGGCAAGCCGTTTATCTCGACGGTGGCATCGGCACGCGATTGGATCGAGTTCGAGCGTATCCATGCCGGCTGCGCGGCCGATCCGGGCGCCGACAGGTTCTATGCGCTGGAAACGCAGACGGCGGCCTTGATTGCGCACGATGCGATGAAGCCGCAGATGCTTGCCTATGCCGACGAGCATTTCGACGTGCTCTCGCGTTTTGCCCGCCGCGTCGGCACTGGAACGACCGGCCAGCGGCTGAATGAACTGGCCTGGAGCCGCGGCTGGCCCAAGGACTCGCCGTGGGTGGAACGTTACGAGAGTGGTCCCATGGGCGGTGATGCGCAGATCGCCGACTTGGTGCTGGAAGGCCACTGCCAGCGCGCGATCTTCTTCGAGGACCCGCATGTGGCGCGCCAGCACGAGGCCGACATCCAGCTGCTCGAACGCGCTGTGACCACCCGTACCGACGAGGCGGTGTGCATGACTTCGCCCAAGGTGGCTGCGCGCTGGGCGGCGGCCGTGCGGCGGCGCGCGGCTGCGTGAACCGGCACAGGCGCACGGGCTTTCGCCAGTTCTATACTCCCGGCAGTGCCCAGTACGTCGCTAGGCCAGGGGCCAGTGTCGACGGGGGAAACCGGGACGGCGCGCCGAGCGATCGGCGCGCCGTTTTTTTTAAGGTTCGGCGCTGGTGCGGGCGCAACTGCTCACCCACAATGCCTGAATGAAGCCGGGAGCCCTTTCGATATGTGCCTGATCGCGTTGGCATGGGAAGCCCATCCGCGCTGGCGCCTTCTGCTGGCAGGAAATCGCGACGAGTTCCATGCGCGCCCCAGCCTGCCGCTGGCGCGCTGGGGGCAAGCGCCGATCATTGCCGGCAAGGATCTGGAGGCCGGCGGCACCTGGCTAGGCGTGACCGACGCCGGTTGCTGCAGCGTCGTCACCAACGTGCGTGATCCGCGCGATCCGCAACACGGGCGTTCACGTGGCCTGCTGGCGCTGGACTATCTCAACGGCAGCGCCGATGCCGTGACGCACGCCAACGGTCTGCTGGCAACGGCAGCGGATTACCGTCCGTTCAACCTGCTGACCTTCGATACGCGGCAGGCGTTCTATCTGGGCAACCGGCCCGACGCACGTGCCCAGGCCATCACGCCTGGCGTACACGGGCTGTCCAATGCCGACTTCAATACTCCGTGGCCGAAGACTCGCACGCTGATGCAACGTCTGCAGGCGTGGCTTGATGCTCGCGAGGATGATGAGTTCGCGCCGCTATTCAGTGCCCTCGCCGATCCGCATGGGTATCCGGATGACGAGCTGCCGGACACAGGCGTGGGACTGGAGCGCGAGCGCCGGCTGTCTTCCGCCTTCATTAGCGGGGAGCATTACGGTACCCGTGCCAGCACGGTGGTGGCGATCGGCTATGACGGTCGCGGTGTGGTGGTCGAACGCCGTTTCGGGCCTTTCGGTCGCCCTGAGGGTGAGACGGCGATACCGCTGGTGGCGGCGGGCTGAAGCATCGGCGATCGGCTCGCTCGGGGCACCCTTGGCCCTCGTCCCGCCGGCAGCGGGCGCACTCAATCTTCGCCGGAGCGGGCTTCGGGGAATTCGCCGTCGACGTAGAACCACTGGCCGTGTTCGCGCACGAAGCGACTGACCTCATGCATGCGCTGTGCCTTGCCGCCGCCATAGCGCAGACGTGCGATGAACTCCACCGTGGCTTCATCGTTGGCGCTTTCGTGGCGCCTCACCGTAAGCCCAAGCCAGGTCGGCGCAGGCTGTTGCGCGCCGAGTTTCAACGTGGCGGGGCGAGTGCTGGCGTGCCAGGTGGCCAGCAGGTAGTCCTCGCGCTTGAGCACATAGGCACTGTAACGCGAACGCATCAGTTGCTCGGCGGTGGTTGCGTGGCCGCCCTCATGCAGCGGCCCACAGCAATGGGCGTAGCCGGCAGCGTTGCCACAAGGGCAGGGGGTGAGCGTGTCGATCGCTTGCACGTAAGGTCGCATGGTCGCTGGAGGTGTGGCGGGCAACGCGCCATTGGGCGCATCGTGGCGCGAACGCCGTCCGAAATCCATTGATTCGCGCGGGCACCTTCCGCCGGGCGGCGCGGATCGCCCCGGCCCTGCTGCCGGGGGTAAAGGTCTGGTCGGGCTATCCCTCCCCGACAGATGCCTGCCGCTGCCAAACACGGCAGCGGTTGTTGGCTGGCATGGTGATGTCGTCCACCAGCTTGAAACCGGCCGCGTCGGCGAGCGCGTCCACTGCTTCGGCATCGCGGATGCGCATGTGCGCGCCACGCGCCTGCAGCCACTGGTCGAACGCGGCATTGCTGTCGCTGGTGTAGTGCCCGTCGTAGTTGAACGGTCCGTAGACGATCAGCTTCGCATCATCCGTGGTCGCATCGGCCAGATGATCGAATAGCTGCTCCACTTCATCCCAGCCCATGATGTGCAGCGTGTTGGCGCTGAATACCGCGTCATGACGCTGTGTCGGCCACCTGCCACTGACATCCAGTTCGATGGGCGCGGGTGTGTTTGGCAGCCTGGCTTCGTTTAGCCAAAGCTGGATGCCGGGCAAGTTCTCTACCCGATCCGTACATTGCCAAACCAGCTGCGGCAACGCTGCGGCGAAATGCACGGCGTGCTGGCCGGTGCCGCTGCCGATCTCCAGCACGTTCTGGCGATCGGCGAAATGAACACGCAACACGTCGAGTATCGGATCCCGGTTGCGCTCGCAGGATGGCGCGTTCGGTTTATCTGCACCCATCAGGCGACGCGTCGACCACTCAGCACGCGCGCGGGCAGCATCAGCAGCGCGCCGAGAAAGGCGAATACCGCACTCACCGTGATACCCACCAGACGCAACGGCAAGCTCAGCAGCCACACGATCGGGTACAGCACGATGGCCAGCAGCGCCAGCGGCCAGCAGAACACCAGCAGCAACAGCCACAGCAGGAAACCAACCATGGGACGATCCTCGTGTCAGAACCGGCGCCACTCTAGCGCAGCGGATGGGCTCGCGAGTAGATGACTCCCGTCACCCCATCGGCTTGACGCCGATCAGCCACGCATGCAGCGCGAAGGCGAACACCGCCCAGCCCACGATGCCTGCCACCACCGTGATGACGTCACTCTTCGCCGTGCCGGCGGGATAGACCACCCCGGCCAGTCGATCGCGGCGGCGGGCGCTGACGAAATCGACGACGGCCCATAGCAGAAAGGCACCGAACAACACGACATCGTGCAACATGCCGGTGGCCAGCAGATGGCCGAAAGCCCAGGTCTTTACGCCAGCCAGCATCGGGTGGCCGAGCCTGGCCTTGAAATGATTGTTCGGCACATAGGCGGCCGCGACGAGGATGAAGGCGAGCAGGGTGAACAGTGCGTTGAGATGCCGCAGCCATATCGGCGGCACATAGAGGAGTACCGGTTGATGTCTCGCCAGTCCAAAGCCCCAGCAGATCATCACGAAGCCGACGATGGATGCCAGCGCGTAAAGCCCTTTCCAGCGCTTCTCGCCGATACGGGCGATCTGTCGACTGCGCCAATCGTTGGCCAAGATGCGAATCGAGTGCGCACCGAGGAAGATCACCAAACCGAGGATCAGCAGCGCCATGAGCTCACCTTGGGTGTGTTGGGCTGCGGCGATTATAGGCACGGGACCACCCATGCCGTGACGGCTCGAAGCTAGTCGGCGCGAGGGATAACCCGGACGACGAAAGCCAGTGAGTCCTTGTACAGCACGAAGGCACCACCGTTTGGCCGCCAGGCGTCACCCGCCTGCAACAGCCCCGCGGCTGTCCCGGCGGTGCCTCGCAGTACGTAGAGCAGCGCGCAGGTGGTGTCGGTCGCGTGACTGCCGGGCTCCTGGCAAACGGCCACCGAACCCTGCGCTTGTGCGCGTCGCACCATCAGGTTGAAGTCGCGTGTCGGGCCGCCGACAAGGGCCGCATCGACGTGCGCTTCGCCCGCGAACGCGAACGGTTCGTAAGGTGTGTGCAAAGGGTGCTCGAGCGTGCCATCAAGCGTCATGGTGAAGCCGGCGCCGTCGAGCAGGGCGATATGACGGTCGATGCCAGGAAACGCAGAGAACGGCGCTGCGCTGTTCACTTCGGCCACGCTCACGCGCCACAGGAAATGCTCGTTGTCGGCATCGACCGGAAAGCGTGCGATCTCGCGCGTCACGCCCATGCCATTCTTCCAAGGCTGGGGCAGGCAATCCGCGGCGCGAATGATGCCGGATGTCATGCCACTTTCTCGATCACGCGGGTGAACGGAGGCAGCGATTTCAGCATGCGTTCGCCGTAACGCTTGAGCACCACGCGACGATCCAGCAGCACGATGCGGCCATGATCGGTTTCGGTGCGGATCAAGCGCCCGCAATACTGCGTCAGCAGACGCGTTGCTTCCGGCACGGTCACTTCGATAAAGGGGTTGCGCCCACGCGATTCCAGCCATTCCGCATAGGTCGCGCCGACCGGATCGGTGGGCACGGCAAATGGCAGCTGGGTAATCACCACGGTTTCGCAAAGCTTGCCGGGAAGGTCCAGGCCTTCACCGAACGATGCGAGCCCGAACAAGGTGCTGCCCTTGCCGGCTTCGATATCGGCGATGTGCTCGGCCACCAACTGTGCCTTGCCCAACGAGCCTTGCGCGCGCACCTTGCGCACGTGTTCGATCGGCAGCTTCTGCAAGACGCGGTCGAGCTTGATGCGCGAAGTGAACAGCACCAGGTTGCCGGCATCCCAGTCGAGATGTTCGGCCAGCCAGTCGCAAATTTCCTGCGTGTGGTCTTCGCGTGCATCGGGCAACGAACGCATCGCGGGCACTTCCAGTCGCGCTTGTGCTGCAAGGTCGAATGGCGACGGCAGGCTTAGCGTGACTGCATCGTTCGGCAGGCCCACGGCATCGGCGAAACCGCGGAAATTGCCGCCTGCGCTCAGCGTGGCCGAGGTCATCACTACGCCGCTCGCATTCCCCCAAAGCACGCTGCGTAGCAGCCCACCGGCCGACACCGAAGAAGCATGGCAAACCAGCTGCTGGTCGACGCTCAGCGTGACCCAGCGCGCCAGCGGCGGTGCATTTTCGCCATCGCTGGCCGACCATGCACGCCAGGTGCGGGTTTGCCGGTCGATGCGTTCCAGCGCCATGCCCAGCTCGCGCGAAAGCGCTTCATGGGTGGGGCCGCTCTCGGTCATCTCGAGTACGGCGCGGCGCACCGCACCGATCCAGCGTTCCACTTCGCTGGTGAACACGTAGAGCACGCGCGCATGTTCCACCCAGGCTTCGGGCAGTTGGCCGAGCGAGCCGCGATACATGGGCTCGTCATCGTCCGGCGAGGGCAGCCAGGCGAGACGGATCTCCTTCTCCAGCTCCTCCAGCGCGTCGCTGAGTTCCTGCAGCTTTTCGTCGCCGGCATCGAGTGAAAGCTTGCCGATCACTTCCTTGTCGGTGAGCGAATAGGCGGCATGGATCTGTCGGCCGAGGCGGCTGAGCTGGCGCACGGCGATACTCATGTACACATCGGAGGCACCGCGATCGATCGCCTTGGACGGTACGTGGTGGCCTTCGTCGAAGATGTATAGCGTCTCGTCCGGCTTGGGCAGGATCACGCCGCCGAAGCCTTCTTCCTCGCGCGGCATGGTGAGATCGGCAAGCACCAGATCCTGGTTTGCCACCACAATGTCCGCGTCACCCACCGCGCGACGTGCAGCGAAGAACGGACAGCTCATGAACTGGCCACATTTGCGGCTGGTGCAACCGCCTGCGCTGGTGGTGATCATCGGGCGCAGCACGTCGCTGATCGGCTCGGGCGACGCATCGATGTCGCCATCCCATTCACCACGGTCGAACAGGCCGGCGAGCTTGGACAGCGCCTTCTTGTCGCGCTCCTGCGGCGGCTTTGTCCACAGCGCGAGGTCGGCATCGAAGCCCAGCCCCAGCTGAGCCGTCTCGTTGAGGCTGTTGCCGGCCATATTGAGGTTGCGCGGACACAGGTAACGCCCGCGCCCCTTGGCCAGGGCCACCTTCGCCTCGGTGCCGTTGAGCTTGAGATACAGCGGGATATCGCGCTGTACCAGCTGTTCCTGCAGCGCGACGGTTGCGGTGGCGATCAACAGCTTTTTCTTCTGCGCCCGCGCCACTTCGACGCCAGCGATCAGATAGGCCATCGACTTGCCGGTACCCGTGGGCGCCTCGATCACCGCGACACCGCCTTCCTGCGCCAGCGCCTTGGCCACCTCGGCGATCATCTTTCCCTGCGACGCACGCGCACGAAAGCCTGGCAGGCCGTCTTTCAGGCGCGTATAGGAGGCGCGGATGGCGTCTTTGGTTTCGTCGGTGAGCATGGGGTGGGTCAGGCGAGCGCTGTCGCGGCAGGCGAGCATTCTCGCATGGCCGGCCCCTACCTGCCGGGGGAGCAGGGCCGCGTCAGTGCGATGTGTTAATGGCCAATGCCACGGCTTCCGCCACCCGAATGCCGTCAACGGCGGCAGAAAGAATGCCGCCGGCGTAGCCAGCGCCTTCGCCGGCTGGATACAGGCCGCGTGTATTGAGGCTCTGGTAGTCGTCGCCGCGGCGGAGGCGTACTGGCGACGAGGTGCGTGTTTCCACGCCGGTCAGCAAAGCGTCGTGCATGGCGAAGCCCTTGATCTGGCGATCGAAGGCCGGCAGTGCTTCGCGAATGGCTTCGATGGCGTAGGCGGGCAGGGCGGGCGCCAGATCGGTGAGATGCACGCCGGGTTTGTACGAAGGCTGCACACTGCCGAGTTCGCGGGACGGCTTGCCGGCGATGAAGTCGCCCACCAGCTGTGCCGGCGCGTCGTAGGTGCCGCCGCCCAGTTCGAATGCCCGCGATTCCAGTGCGCGCTGCAGCGCAAGGCCGGCCAACACGCTGCCGCTGTCGTCGAACGCGGCGAAATCGCTGGGCTCAATGCCGACCACGATGGCCGCATTGGCATTGCGCTCGTTGCGCGAGTACTGGCTCATGCCGTTGGTGACCACGCGACCCGGTTCGGAGGTGGCGGCTACCACGGTGCCGCCAGGACACATGCAGAAGCTGTAGACCGAGCGGCCCCGGCCTTGATGAGCACCGCTTGCGTGATGCACGAGCTTGTAGTCGGCCGCGCCAAGAATCGGGTGGCCGGCATGGTTGCCGAAGCGTGCACGATCGATGATCGATTGCGGATGTTCGATGCGAAAGCCGATGGAGAACGGCTTGGCCTCCATGTACACGCCACGCTCGTGCAGCATGCTGAACGTGTCGCGGGCGCTATGGCCGATGGCCATGACGACATGATCGCTGCGCAGCTGCTCGCCGCTGGCCAAAACCACGCCGCGCACGTGGCGTACGCCGTCGGTATCCGTTTCCACCAGCACATCGTCCACGCGCTGCTTGAAGCGGATTTCCCCGCCCAGCGACTCGATCGTCGCGCGCATGTTTTCCACCATCGTCACCAGACGAAAGGTGCCGATATGTGGCTTGCTGACGTAGAGGATTTCCTCCGGCGCGCCCGCCTTGACGAATTCGGCGAGCACCTTGCGACCGTGATGCTTGGGGTCGGAGATTTGGCTGTACAGCTTGCCGTCGGAAAACGTGCCGGCGCCGCCCTCACCGAACTGCACGTTCGATTCCGGTTCCAGCTGGCGCTTGCGCCAGAGACCCCAGGTATCGACGGTGCGTTCGCGCACCGCCTTGCCACGGTCGAGGATGATCGGTCGGTACCCCATCTGCGCCAGCAGCAAGCCGACGAACAGGCCACACGGGCCGGTGCCAACCACGACGGGGCGGTGGCTCAACGCGGCCGGTGCCTGCGCCACGAAGTGGTAGCTGGTGTCCGGCGTGGGCTGCACGTGCTTGTCGTCGGCGTGGCGCTTGAGGATCGCCGCTTCATCGGCCACATCCACGTCCAGGGTGTAGATCAGCTGGATCGCACTGCGCTTGCGCGCGTCATAGCCGCGGCGGAACACCGTATAGCCGCGCAGCGCGTCCTTGCCGAGACCGAGCTTGGCGCGGATGGCGGCCTCGATGGCGCCTTCAGCGTGATCCAGCGGTAGCTTGATATCGGTGAGTCGCAACATACGGAGTTCCGGGCGTGGGGTCAGCGGTAACCCGGCATTTTCGCACGCCCGGGCCGTTGCTTCCCGTCACTTGCGCAGGCCCTGGTGGCGCAAGGGCCTGCGGCTACCGGATCAGCCCTCGCTGGCGATCCTGCGCAAGGTCTGTTCAAACGCTTCCGGCGGCTGGCCGCCCTGGATCAGGTAACGGTCGTTGACGATCACCGAAGGCACCGCCTGGATGCCTTGCGACTGGTAGAACTGCTCCTGCGCGCGCACGTCCTGGGCATAGCGGTCCTGCGCCAGGACTTCGCGGGCGGTAACCGGGTTCAGGCCGACCTTGCCCGCCACGTCCACCAGCACATCGTGCGAGCTCACGTCACGGCCATCGGTGAAATAGGCGGTGAGCAAGGCTTGCTTCAGCTCAGGCTGGCGACCTTCCAGTGCAGCCCAGTGCAGCAGCCGGTGCGCATCGAACGTATTCACTATGCGGCTGCGCTTGGCCAGGTTGAAGGTGAAGCCCACGGCTTCGCCGCGCTGGCGGATAGCCTCGCCGTTCTTGGCGATCTGTTCGGGCGTGCTGCCGTACTTGCGCGCTATGTGCTCGACGACGTCTTCACCTTCCGGCGCCATCTGCGGGTTCAGCTCGAACGGCTGGAAATGCATCTCAACGGTGACCGAGTCACCCAGGCGGTGCAGCGCCTGTTCCAGCGACTTCAGCCCGATGGCGCACCAGGGACATACCACGTCGGAGACGAAGTCGATCTTGAGCGGTTTGGTCATGACGATTCCTGAAAGGCGGGGCGCGAAAAGCGCAATGCCTCCAAGGTGGGGGCATAGTCAGCCCCGATCAATCCGCGTCAAGGGGCCGGCGACACCGGCCCCTTGCTGTCGCTGGCTTCAGGGCTTGCCGATAAAGTCCATCTTGCCCAGCTCCACGCCGCCCTGGCGCAGGATGGCGTAGGCGGTGGTGGTGTGGAAGAACAGGTTCGGGATCACGAAGTGCAGCAGGTAGCCTTCGCCTTCGAACTGCTGCTCGCCAGTGCGGGTCTTGATGGTCACGGTGCGCGTTTCGCTGCCGTCGATCTGCTCAGGCTTGAAGGTCTTGATGTACTCGATGGCACGGTCGATGCGCGCGTAAAGTTCGGCGAAATTCGCTTCGTTGTCCTCGAACTTCAGCGGCTCCACACCGG
This sequence is a window from Dyella humicola. Protein-coding genes within it:
- the gltB gene encoding glutamate synthase large subunit, giving the protein MAQAGPATLYDAAFEHDSCGFGLVAQIDGRASAWVVDTAFTALAKLSHRGGVNADGVSGDGCGVLFHRPLDWLKALASEAGIALGERFAAGVVFLDPTGGEASAATLEDHLREEGLRIAGWRDVAVNAEACGPLAAAAMPHVRQVFVEPAAGMDDAVFERALFRARRRAESTLTADEHFYVVTLSAQVVGYKAMAAPGRLRDVFADLAHPALAADAVVFHQRFSTNTTPQWRLAQPFRLLAHNGEINTIRANRRWMQARESILHSPLVDLSDIGPLVRQTGSDSETLDNALEVLLAGGLDLLAAMRVLVPPAFAAREGIDEDLAAFYEYYALHSEPWDGPAGLVMCDGHYAACTLDRNGLRPARWALSADNHLIVASEAGLWDVPSSQVVAKGRLAPGEMIAVDLVQHRLLRDADIDDINRRRAPYRDWLRAGVSYLESDLIDPSLAAEPLPADELRRYQKLYGLSREERETVLKAMVELEQEATGSMGDDTPIAAMSRQVRPLFDRFRQAFAQVTNPPIDPLREKLVMSLVTQIGPESNVFDLTPENAKQVLINSPVLSQRKLRQLLALPQFAGTPRFDLMYAPEEGLEAALHRLCLDVEKAVREGCPLVFLSDRYPNKDQLPIHSLLAVGAVHAHLIDRSLRCQCNIVVETATPRDAHQFACLIGFGATAIYPWLAYQSLFELGREGHIASDRFEVGRSYRRGIRKGLLKILSKMGISTVAGYRGAQLFEIVGLAPEVVALCFPGTPSRIGGAGFAELEHDQRLLAAEAWNEALPLRAGGLYKFVYGGEYHMYNPDVIASLQKAVRTGSSADYRIYADYVDHRPPSALRDLLTPRPLGESVPLDEVESVESILRRFDSAGMSLGALSPEAHEALAIAMNRLGARSNSGEGGEDPARYGTEKTSKIKQVASGRFGVTPAYLVNAEVLQIKIAQGAKPGEGGQLPGHKVDATIARLRYAKPGIGLISPPPHHDIYSIEDLAELIHDLKEVNPSALVSVKLVSHAGVGTVAAGVVKAGADLITVSGHDGGTGASPLTSIKYAGTPWELGLAETQQTLRRNDLRGRVRLQTDGGLKTGLDVIKAALLGAESFGFGTGPMVALGCKYLRICHLNNCATGVATQHAVLRKEHFIGLPEMVINYFRFVAEDVRAHLAQLGVHSLDEIIGRADLLEQLDGTTPVQHKLDLLPLIGTGSLGSSVDFACTLPRNPMRDEAELASRIDVATREAVVHRLGGVFTFDIANTDRAIGARLSGEVARRHGDHGMDEHPLVLKLNGAAGQSLGAWNAGGVRIDLTGEANDGVGKGMAGGRIVVRPPADSPFASQDASIIGNTCLYGATDGELFAAGRAGERFAVRNSGALAVVEGAGDHCCEYMTGGVVAVLGKVGLNFGAGMTGGFAYVLDLERTFVDCYNHELVDILRISPEGMEHYMQHLRGLVARHVELTGSDWGRHILQDFRGLQYKFWLVKPKAASLSALAEELRSAA
- a CDS encoding methylglyoxal synthase is translated as MRLGLAANQLHHTHADAALFRWLRASEAGIRELGLGLHTVGRTYDAILRAGHLESYAALRRYPYGREGGLMKLVAEVVGLGDDRVLDGAIYLIDPVDPSSVFPEAVALKRQCVIHGKPFISTVASARDWIEFERIHAGCAADPGADRFYALETQTAALIAHDAMKPQMLAYADEHFDVLSRFARRVGTGTTGQRLNELAWSRGWPKDSPWVERYESGPMGGDAQIADLVLEGHCQRAIFFEDPHVARQHEADIQLLERAVTTRTDEAVCMTSPKVAARWAAAVRRRAAA
- a CDS encoding FAD-dependent oxidoreductase, giving the protein MSDKDFQFLNVPRQTPRTVPVSIRVLGYGEISGDFGASQAGTQAERCIDCGNPYCEHACPVHNYIPNWLKLVEEGRLMEAATLMHETNPLPEICGRVCPQDRLCEGACTLEQTAFGAVTIGSIERWVTDEALRQGWRPDLSAVRETGKRVAMVGAGPAGLACADRLRRAGIAADVYDSQREIGGLLTFGIPPFKLDKAVVRTRRELLEGMGVNFLLGREVGRDIEFGQLLDEYDAVFVGTGAYTYVDAQLPGRELHGVHDALPFLIANTERLLRDESPPPAFDFRGKHVVVLGGGDTGMDCNRTAIRLGAASVTCVYRRDEANMPGSAREVNYSREEGVTFLFQRQPLEILGGARGNVRGVRVIETALVDDGSGRMRPQNVAGTEYVIDADVVIQSFGFLPSPPDWLRTHGVSLDRTGRIVTGANGNLPHQTSHPRIFAGGDNVRGADLVVRAVYDGREAAGSIVQMLQEVDAPALAHA